In Thermosphaera sp., a genomic segment contains:
- a CDS encoding metallophosphoesterase has product MIIAATGDVHSPRFLELFAKSLGELNVKPDVFILLGDNVDKNSVEAFGHVIQLIRRNLQNVLVVSVFGNEEYRGFEEKYVSKYREVVWLNDESKFFELEGFRMCIVGTRGALEKPTPWQAKNIPGIAAYYRGLPEKIESLLRECKNFSASYTVLASHYGVTYSNLKGEDPAVYPYLASPRMSDVIKTGLVDLVLHAHAHNGVVERVLLNNVPIINASLPARRKIVTFEASTGRRSIMDWIRGPPK; this is encoded by the coding sequence TTGATAATCGCCGCTACAGGCGATGTTCACTCACCGAGGTTTCTTGAGTTATTCGCTAAATCCCTCGGCGAGCTGAACGTCAAGCCCGATGTATTCATACTACTGGGCGACAACGTTGATAAGAACTCAGTGGAGGCCTTCGGCCACGTGATCCAGTTGATAAGGAGAAACCTTCAAAACGTTCTCGTGGTCAGCGTTTTCGGGAACGAGGAGTACAGGGGTTTCGAGGAAAAATACGTCTCAAAATACCGTGAAGTAGTATGGCTTAACGACGAGTCAAAATTTTTCGAACTAGAAGGCTTTAGGATGTGCATAGTGGGCACTAGAGGTGCCCTGGAAAAACCGACTCCATGGCAGGCCAAGAACATTCCTGGCATCGCGGCCTACTACAGGGGCCTCCCCGAGAAGATCGAGAGCCTTCTTAGAGAGTGTAAGAATTTTTCGGCAAGCTACACGGTACTGGCTTCTCACTACGGTGTAACCTACTCAAACCTCAAGGGCGAGGACCCAGCTGTTTACCCCTACCTCGCGTCCCCCAGGATGAGCGATGTCATAAAAACGGGTCTTGTAGACCTCGTTCTCCACGCTCACGCGCATAACGGGGTTGTTGAACGTGTTTTACTGAACAACGTCCCAATTATCAACGCATCCCTTCCCGCAAGGCGTAAAATAGTTACCTTTGAGGCCTCAACGGGGAGAAGGAGCATTATGGATTGGATTAGGGGGCCTCCTAAGTAA